The Xenopus tropicalis strain Nigerian chromosome 7, UCB_Xtro_10.0, whole genome shotgun sequence genome includes a region encoding these proteins:
- the pcbd1 gene encoding pterin-4-alpha-carbinolamine dehydratase: MAGKAHRLSGEEREQLLPNLRAVGWHELDGRDAICKEFHFKDFNRAFGFMTRVALQAEKLDHHPEWFNVYDKVHITLSTHDCGGLSERDINLASFIEQIAASLS, translated from the exons ATG GCTGGAAAAGCACACAGACTCAGCGGGGAGGAAAGAGAGCAACTGCTGCCTAACTTGAGAGCAGTAGGCTGGCATGAACTGGATGGCAGAGATGCAATATGCAAAGAATTTCATTTTAAAGACTTCAACCGA GCCTTTGGATTCATGACAAGGGTGGCTCTGCAGGCTGAAAAACTTGATCACCATCCAGAGTGGTTCAATGTCTATGATAAG GTTCACATAACATTGAGCACCCATGATTGCGGTGGTCTTTCTGAGCGAGACATCAACTTGGCTAGTTTTATTGAACAAATAGCTGCCAGCCTGTCTTAG